The DNA sequence CTATCTAGGTAATAAGGTATGTAGTATATCAGTATCCCGAGCCTTAAAATTTAGCTGAATATTGCGAAAATGTAAGACTTGACTTGTCCAATTTATTCGTAGGGATGCATATCAATAAGCATGACAGTGCACCAAACGAGCATGTGCTTCGTTTGCAGCCACTTGGCATCCGGGGAGAAAGAGGGGGACGAGCTTCGGAGAAACTCTGATGTAGTCGAAATCCTCAAGGGAATAACTTTTCCTAGGGTTTGCAAGAATCCGAGCCGTCGGATCCCCGAAAGGATTGCCGATCATGAGTAAGTGTAGTCGGGTCGCTCATGTTTCACTTCATCAATACAGTCcaaaattcttcatttttttctaagtACTAATGTATATGTGTCCACGATCTAACCTTGCAAACCAAAACAATTTCAGCCGTGTGATATGGCTAGGTGATCTAAATTATCGAATCGGATTAAGTTACGAGGAGGCAATAATTCTACTAGAGAATAGTAATTGGGAGTCACTATTGGAAAAAGACCAGGTTTGTTGGCTCTCTCATTAAATTACGTTGacattttttacaaaataaatgggTCAAAACTCACCTAATTCACCTCAATATCTACATGATCCTCTAATTAAGTCAAATGTAAGTTAGTTGATAAGGCAATAATACGTGGAAGTTTCATCGCCttatcatattaaattatgtcacaaataagtatatatatacatcatGTTCTTTTTCTTATAGTATCTCTTAATTAACAATAGCTGAATACTGAAAGAGAAGCTGGAAGAGTATTTGGTGGATGGAATGAAGGCAAGATTTTATTTGCGCCAACATACAAATATTTGCAAAATTCCGATTTATATGCAGGAGAGAATAGCAAGTCGAAAAGAAAACGGAGGACCCCTGCATGGTATGGAACCcacattctattaactttttccactcactttttaATAATGACAGACGGTGATCTGATTATATGCGTTTGATTATATATAGGTGCGATAGAATATTATGGCACGGCGATGGCATCGACCAACTATCCTACTTGAGAGGAGAGTCGAGATTTTCCGATCATAGGCCGGTTTTCGCCTTGTTTGCACTAGAGGTGGAGCTCATCAACAGAAACCCCAAATTTAGAAAGGGATATTCATGTGCAGCCACCAAGTTCGATTTGGAAGAATGCTTATCTCAGACTCCTAATTTTTGCGAGTTTAACCCATAGATAATCTCTACAACTAAACACAATTGTAATGGAGTACATCTTTTAAATCTCATACAGTACATATCATTAACTACTTAATCCTAATGTCACACTCTGTCTAAGACTAATTTTTCTCCTCTCATTCGATAACATAGATGTACCAAACCATAACATACgatatcaaaataaatctattATCTGCATATTTACTATATCACTATATCTATATCTTTTCgttgtaaaatgaaaaatcacataaaacaCACACTAAATCATTTATCAATCCACATGTCACGACACCACTAGTCTCAAATTCAGTTTAAATTTGTCACAATAAAGAAAGTGCATAAGGATAtggaatttattccatatACATCGGCAAAGTCTTTTGTACGTGTATGTGTtaaaactaactactttctctctttttaaaattatcttaaaattttaaatttacataactctctctatttaaattgtttttttgcaAAAGTTGGTGGATGTTTTTTCATACGATTACATTCGGCGCTGCAACAtaatattgataatatttccattttat is a window from the Salvia hispanica cultivar TCC Black 2014 chromosome 1, UniMelb_Shisp_WGS_1.0, whole genome shotgun sequence genome containing:
- the LOC125202475 gene encoding type I inositol polyphosphate 5-phosphatase 5, with the protein product MAPHALVQNIRAFVGTWNVGGNTPNHGMNLEDFLQVEGSADLYVLGFQEIVPLNAGNVLVIEDNEPASKWLALISNALNKPYHEKESKCGNNSNLFRKNCLKALNKNLRGDCDLFKACNCSSDSGRRTKLRDPCADPLNYCDSSSDDFISTAEISLPTRIGYQLIASKQMVGLFLSIWARRDLVRNIGHLRVSCLGRGIMGYLGNKGCISISMTVHQTSMCFVCSHLASGEKEGDELRRNSDVVEILKGITFPRVCKNPSRRIPERIADHDRVIWLGDLNYRIGLSYEEAIILLENSNWESLLEKDQLNTEREAGRVFGGWNEGKILFAPTYKYLQNSDLYAGENSKSKRKRRTPAWCDRILWHGDGIDQLSYLRGESRFSDHRPVFALFALEVELINRNPKFRKGYSCAATKFDLEECLSQTPNFCEFNP